In the genome of Actinomycetota bacterium, the window ATCTCCCGGTAAGGCCAGCCGCCCAGGATGCTGAAACCGTGCTCGGAAGCGAGCAGGTGCACCCTGTCGCCCGGCCTGATCATCCCCATGTCGATGTCCTCGAGTGCCTTAAGGGTGCTGCCGCGCACGGCGGAACAGTCTTCCCCGTAGCAGTAGATGGCCTCCGACATCTCGGGAAAGAGCGAGGAGACCGCGAGGGAGACGAAGCCCGGGTGGGCGGCGGCGCGCCTGCGGGGCGGGGACTGGTAGACCGATTCCATCAAGGGCGCCGGCTCTATGGCGGGCGGGTACATCACCGTCATGCCCCCCTTTCGTCACATATCCCGCGAGCTTCCCTTATCATCCTCACGTCCTCGAGCAGGCGGTACTGGGGGAACTCGGCGTCGATCTCCCGCAACCTGTCCTCGGGGATGTCCAGCGGGCTCAGGGGATGGTGGTAGAGGTGGCTCCCGGCCCTTTCCTCCGGCCGCACGCCGCCGGCTTCCAGTATCTTGAATATGTTCACCAGGCAGTAGATGCCGCATCCCCTCCTGACGCCGGTCATGGCGCAGACGTCCTCCGGGGTCTTCGCCCCTTTCAGCACCGCCCCGGCCAGCTCCTGGGCGGTGACGAAGGTGCAGGCGCAGATGGCCTCCCCCGGGGCCAGCCCCACCTTGCGGCATATCTCCAGGATCCTGTCCCGGTCGAGGCCGGCCACCTCCACCGAGAGGGCGTTATCCCAGCGGCGAGGGAGCATGGCGATGGCGTTTTCGGGACAGGCATCCATGCAGCGCTGGCAGTCGATGCACCGCCTGGCGTCGACGGCCATCCTCTTTTCCTCCCGCGCCAGGGCGATGGCCCCGGCGGGGCAGATCTCCTCGCATTTCCGGCATGTCCTGCAGAGGGCATGGTCGACGTCGGCGACGAACTCCCGCACGATCATGGCGGCTCCTTTCGCAGCTCGGCCCTTTTGAGCCGCGCGGGCTTTTTCTTCCTGAAGCTGCCGGCCGCCTCGCCCAGGAGAACGAGGAGATAGTCCATGGCGGAGAGGTCGCCCGCGAAGGTCATCAACCCCCGGTTCATGAAATCCATGGCGTTGAGGCGCAGCTTCTTGCCCAGGGTGTCGGCGTCTCCCCAACCGTTCCAAGTGGCCGAGAAATCGGCCAAGCCCCCGGCTTCGCCGCCATAGGTGAGCCGGCCTCCCTCCAGCCGGAAAAAGCCCACCGCGGGGCCCTTGCCGGAACGCACGGCGAAGGAGAGGTCTCTCTCCGCTAGGCGCCGCCTGAAGTCCGGGTTCACGAGCGCCGCGGCCATAAAGGCCGCCTTGAGCAGCAGGTAGGTGCAGCGAAGGACCGTCTTGAAAAGCATCATCAGCTCCTCCGGCTCATTCTCGAGCGTCCGACTCCGCGGTCATGACCTCCATGCGCATGTCCAGAAGCGGGGCATCGACGATGGCCCGCCCGATATCCAGGATGTCCACGTCCATGGACTTCAACTCCTTCAGGTCCTCGATCCCGATGTTCCCCGCGAAAGCGATCTTCACCCTTTCCCGCAGGCCGCGGCCGGAGAGGGCCGCGGACACCCGGGCGATATCCTCCTTGCGCCCCGTGTCTATGAAGACGATGGACGCCCCACGGGAGGCGGCCTCGCATGCCTCCTCGGCGACGTCCCCGTGCCTCCCCTTGAGCTGTACCACCTTCTCGCACCCGTTCATCTCCGCCACGGCCTCCAGGCAACCCCGGATGCCCCCGAGCATCTCCACGTAGTTCTTGTCCAGGTAGACGAAGGGGCGGGGGGATATGCGGAAGGAGCCGCCGCCGGCCGCGACGGCCCCGCGGACGGCGTCCTTGATCTCTGGTGGCATCTTTTTCCAGGCTCCGCACACGATCCGCGGCTTCTTCCCCGCCCTCTCCACGAACTCGCGCGTGGCGGTGGCGATGCCCGAGGGCTTGGCCATCAGCCCGATCAGGACCTCCTCGGCCCGGGCCATCTGTTCCGGGGTCCCCCGCAGCCTGGCCAGGACCTCGCCCGCGCGCACCCGCGTGCCCTCCCCGGCGATGCTCTCCAGGATGATCCCCAGCCTCTCGGCCTCCTCGGCGGCGGCGCCGCTGCCCGCCAGGACCCCGTCTTCGTCGGAGATGATGCACGCGGTGAAGGTCTTGCGCGCGATGCCGCGGAAGATCGCGTACCTCACATCGACGGGGGGTTTGACATCCATCGCCGTCTTTCTGCCATGCCGGAAGACCAAGGGCCAGCCAGATAGAGTATATCCGATACGGGCGGCGCCGGCACCATCCCTTCCTGAACTAACGGACTAATCTTTTTCCTCGGGGACCTCCCGGAGGATCTGAGGATCATGACCTCGAGCTCACGCAGGAGATGGACGGCGACAAGGGCGAGGTCTCCCTGAAAAAGGGCAAGGCAAGTTACCGCGGCGAGGACGGCAAAAAGGTCGAGGTGGATCTGGAGGACGCCGTTGCGGATACCCAGAAGCTTGTGCGGGTCGGCGGGAAGTGGCACATCGACATGGAGAGCTTCGAGGACCAGGAGGATTTTCTGGCCGGCTACGTCAAGGGCGGTAGCCAAGGCGGGTGCGACAGGGACATCGGAAAGGGCATGAGGAGCCATGAGAGCGCGCAGATCGGCATAGCCTTCGACTATACCCGGAGGGATGGGCCGTCAACGAGTACTCCAAGGGTTTTGTGGAGGCCGTACCGTCCGGAGCCGAGAGCGGGGCAAAGGCGACCTTCTCCACCGAAACCTCTCCGTTGTGGCATATACCCTGGGTTACCGGATAGCCTCTCAGGTCCGGGAACTGGAAGACCAAAACTGGCCATAGGAGGTGACTTCGGCGATGCCGGCCGGGGTCCCGGCCGCCCAGATCGTCTTCTCATGTCTGGGCGAGCAGTACTACGGATACAAGGTCATGGATACCATCATGATTTTTGGAGATAACGCTTGTTCCATATCCTGCGTCGCCCGGGAGGAGGTCTTCGAAAAACATCTGGGCGCCACCCGGAAGATGATGAGCCTTTTCAAGCGGTTGAGCGGTTATCGAGCGGCCTTGCGCCGCCGGCGACGGGACATGGCCGCCTTTCCCCGGGCATCCTATATAATCTGGGCATGAGAAGGATTTGCGTTGTCTTCGCCGTCCTCCTGTTGGCCGCAACCCCGGCGCTCCTCGCGCCAGGCTGCGGGAGCGGGGGGGAGAAGGAAGGCGAGGAAGGAGCGGCGATGTTCGCCATCCAGGAGATCCTCGTCCCCAGGGAACGCGATTCCAGCTTCGTGGTGGCCTGGACCAGGAGGTCCACGGGCATCGGGGACGTCTCCATAGAACAGCTGGGTCTGCGCTTCTGGAAGTGGGAGGGCTCCGGGCTGGTGGAGATCACCCTCGAGGAGTACAAGGACCTCGGGGCGCGGCACAGGGACGGCAGCACTTCCTGGACCTACAGCCAGCACACCGTCACGGTCATGGAGCTGGACGAGAAAAAGGGCGAGGCGGTGGTGGAGATAAGCTCCCTCTACGGCCCGCTCACCGGCGCGGGCATACGTTACCTCCTGCGCAGGGAGGGCGGCTCCTGGAAGAAGGTCTCCGAGGAGACGGTATGGATCTCCATGCTCCGCGGCGGAGACCGGGTGACGGTCTTACCCGCGCATTCGCTGGCATAATATTCCATTCAGGCTGGCTAGTAATTGAGGGCGCGGAAGACCAGCAGACCCAAATTCTCGGAGACCTCGTCCGCGCTCCCATCGATGAAGCCGCTCTGGCGGCTGTAGGCGGTGAACCCCACGAGGGTCACCAGTATCTGGGCCGCGATGCGCGCGTCAAGCCCCGCGCACTTCCCCGCCTGCTGCATCTCCCTGATCTTGTCCTCGAGGATGCCGGTGAAGACATTGTGGAAATCGTTGAACACCTCGCCGAACATGGGGGTCTCCAGCGCGGCCTCTATATAGACGTTGTTGAGGTCGCCGTGGCGGTCGAAGACCTCGTTGATGCCCCGCAGGAGGATGCGGATGGCGTCATAGTCGTCGAAGGCGATGCGCTGCATGAGCACGCGCGATGACTCCCCCAGCCGCGCCAGCTCGCGGATGAAATCCTCGAGGATGGCCATGAGCACGTCGTCCTTGCTCTTGAAGTAGTCGTAGAAGGTGCCGTGTCCGCACCCCGCGCGTTCGATGATGTCCACCACCTTGGTGCGGTGGTAGCCCTTCTCCAAGAAGACGTCGTGGGCGGCGTCTACGATCCTGCTGCGGGTCATCTCGGACTTGCTCCGCTTGGCCATGTGCCTGAAACCTCCCGCGGACCCCGGGCGACGGGGCCGGTCATGCCCTCGATAGCATGTCGGTTCCTTATGGGAAATATATCACATGGGGGGCGCGCGATAAACGCGGCGGGGCTTGCGTCGTTGACAGAGCGGAATGCCGGTGCGAATATGAATCCGTACTAACGCTGCGTCTGTGTTCATTCAGGGGAGGGAAGATCGATGAGGCTGTTTCCGGACAAATACAAGCTCGCCCTGGCCAGGGACCTCACCTTGGCGAACTTCCACGACCGCATGGCGGAGCTGCGCGGGGAGAAGACGATCTGCAGGCTGCACGAGCCTTTGCGCTACCGGGACTTCAGCCTGGGGGAGTTGTCCTTCGCCGACGCGGCGCGTTTCGTGGACCGGGCCGCCTCCGCCCTGCGAGACCTGGGAGTAAAGCCCGGGGAAAGGGTGGGGGTGAACACCTCCAACAACGTCGACCTGCCCCTGCTGGTGTTCGCCATCGCCCGCGCCGGGGCCATAGCGGTGCCCATGAACTACATGCTCAAGGCCAGGGAGATGGATTACATCCTCGGAAACTGCGGCGCGGAGACCCTTATCCTGGACCGGGAGGTCTTCGAGGCCAATGTGGGGGACAAGGGGGCGCTGCACGGGATCGCGCGCTGGGTCGCCGCGGGACCGGCGGACGATTGTCCGGAGGGGTTCTTGTCGCTCGATGAGGCCATGTCCGCCGCCTCCGGGGGCGGGGCTTCGCGCCTGGACCCCGACCAGCCGGTGGCCATCTTCTACACCTCGGGCACCACGGGTTTCCCCAAAGGGGCGGTGATGACCTCGCGCAGCCTGCTCACCGCCCAGAAGATCGCCGCCGCCGTGCTTCCGGTGGGGCCCGGCTTCAAGGGCGTGTTCTGCCTTCCGGCGGCCCACGTCATGGGGTTCGGCTGTTACATCATAGGGTGCTGCGTGGGGCTGCAGGCCTACTTCATGCGCCATTTTTCGCCCCGCGAGGTGCTGGAGGCCATGGAGCGGGAGAAGGCCGACCTCTTCGTGGGCGTGCCCGCCATGTATGCCATGATGCTGGCGGAGGGCATCGATAAATACGACCTCTCCAGCCTGAAGATGCTGGGCAGCGCGGCGGATGCCATGCCTGAGGAATACGTCGAGGCCTTCCGCGACAAGGGAACCCTTTTCCGGCTCGGTCCCCTGCGCGCCCGGGCCTTCTTCGCCGAGGTTTACGGCATGGTGGAGCTAGCGGGGGTAGCCACCCTCAAGATCGCCATCATGGGCTTACGCTTCCCCCCGGGCTGCGTGGGGTGGCCAGTGTGGCCGGTACGCGTGCGCATCCTGGACGAGGAGGGCAGGGAGTTGCCCCCGGGCGAGGTGGGGGAGGTGGCGGTGTCCGGCCCCGGGGTTACCAGGGGATACTGGGGCAACCCCGAGGCGACGGCGGAGCTTATCCGCGACGGCTGGCTGCGTACCGGGGACATGGGAAAGAAGGACCGCCTGGGGCGCCTCTATTTCGTGGACCGCGCCAAGGACGTCATCAAGTGCGGCGGCTACTCCGTCTTCTCCGTGGAGGTGGAGAAAGAGGTCCTGGGGCATCCCTCGCTGGCCGACGCCGCGGTGGTGGGGGTGCCGCATCCCCTGAAAAAGCAGGTGCCCATCGCGGTGGTGACCCTGAAGCCGGGCGAGAGAGCGACGGAGGAGGAGATACTGGCGTGGTGCCGCGAGCACATCGCGGGATATAAGTGCCCCCGGGCGGTGCGCATCATCGCCCCGGAGGAGATGCCCTACGGCATGACCCTGAAGGTGCGCAAACTGGAGCTGCGCCGCCGTTTCGGAGACCTCTTCGCCGGCGCGGCAGGAAGCGAGGAGGGCGAGGAAAGGGAGCCGAAGACCGTGGCCTGAGGGTCTGACGCGGATAGCCCGGGCGTGCGCATTCCGGCGGAGCGGAGGAGGCGCGGGCCTGCGCTCCGCGCCCGTTTCGGGGACGCCCGCTCATTCCGTGAAACACTTTCGCACCGCGTGGCCCAGGCGGTCGCGCGTGATCTCCTCCACGCGCATGCCCCCGGGCAGCGCCCGGCGGAAGAGGCCGCCATACGAGCGTTTGAGGAAACGGGGGTCGAGCACCACGATCACCCCCCGGTCGGTGGAACGCCGGATCAGCCTGCCCACCCCCTGGCGGAAGAGGGTAACGGCCAGGGGCACGTAATAGGAGTTCCATCCCCCCATGCCGGCGCGGTCGTAGTGTTCCACCCGCCCCGCCACCACCGGCTCTTCGGGGTGGCGGAAGGGAAGTTTTACCATGATCACGGCGGAGAGGGACTCGCCCGGCACGTCGATCCCCTCCCAGAAGGCCTCCGTCGCCAGGAGCACGGAGTCGCGGTCATCGCGGAAGCGCTCCAGGAGCAGGGAATTGGGCGTGCTCCGGTCCTGGCGCAGGCAGCAAATGCCGCGCTTCTCCAGGCGGGGGCGGAGCTCCCGATGGAGTAGCTCCACCTGCTGGTGGGAGGTGAGGAGCACCAGCGCCTTGCCCCCGCTGGCCGCGGCCGCCTCCTCCACCACCTCGCCCACGCTCCGCATGTAGTCGCGGAAGGCATTTCCCCCCGCCGCGGGCTCCGGCAGGTCGCTGACGGCGAAAAGCCGCACCTGGCGCGAGTAGTCGAAGGGGGAGTCCAGGGCGAGGAGGCGCAGCTCCTTGCCGCCCTCCTCCACTAGCTCCAGGCCGGTGCGGCGCAGGAAGAAGGAAAACCCCTCCCTGGGGCCGGGTACGCGCAGGGAGGCGGAGGTGAGCACGCAAGCATCCAGTCCCCCGAAGAGCAGGGCAGCCAGATCGGAGCCCACGTCCACCGGCGCGCTGCGCAGTCGGAAAGGGGGATGCGAGCGCCGGGCGCGCGCCTGCGGTCGTTCCATCCACCGCAGGTGGCGGCGAAAGCCGTTCTCGTCGGGGTCGCACATGAAGACCTCCAGGGCCTCGGCGGCCTCGCCGAGGCCCTCCGCCAGCACCTCTCCCCGTCGCAGAGATCTCGCCCCCTCCTCGTCCTCCCTGCTCTCCAGGGAGGACGCCCCCGCCGCCAGCTCCGCCGCAAGCCGCGAGAGCCGGCGCAGTGTCGCGGAGAGGGACATCCCCCTCTCGCGGGCCTTTTCCCAGGCGGGGAGGCGTGCGGTGCCCTCGTCCAGGCGCCGCCTCTCCTCCCGCGCGGCGGGCAGGAAGGTGTCCAGCGCCCCGAGCAAGAGCTCCTCTACCTCCGCGCCTGCCCTCTCTGCCGCCTCCCGGGCCTCGGCTATCATCGCCCTCCCGCGCCTGTCCCAAGCCAGGCCTTCCCACCTGGAGAGCACCCCCCTGCTCCCAGCAAGGTCCTCCAGCAATCTGTCGGTGTCTTCCAGGGAAAAGGTGAGGCTGAAGGCCTCGGTGGCCACGTCCTCCAGGTGGTGCGCCTCGTCCACCACCAGGACGCGGATGTCGGGGAGCACCGGGTTCGCGGAGCCCGCCTGGGTGAGCAGGAGGGCGTGGTTGACCACCACCACCTCGCTGGCGGCCGCACGGGTTCGCGCTCGCTCCACCCAGCAGCGGGAGGCGAAGTCGCAGCGGGGGCGCAGGCAGTCCTCGGGAGTGGAGGTCAGTTCCCTGACCAGTTCCCCCAGGCGGTCGCGCAGCCCCAGGGAGATCTCCTCCAGGTCGCCCGCGGGGGTGCGGGTAAGCCAGGAAGCGAGGAACGCATAGGAGAGAGCGGGGACGAAGTCGCCGAATCGGAGCACCGCCTCGCCGCGCGAGAGATACGCGCACCACTCCGCCCACTTGCGCAGGCATAAGTAGTTCCCGCGCCCCTTGAGTAGGGCATAGTCCACCGCCCCCAGGGCGCGCGAGAGCAGCGGCAGGTCGCGGTGGAAGAGCTGCTCCTGGAGGCTGCGGGTATAGGTGGAGACCACCAGGGCGCCTCCTCCGCGCCGCGCGTGCAGGATGCCGGGGAGCAGGTAGGCGATGGATTTCCCCACCCCCGTGCCCGCCTCCACTACCAGGAAGGCGGAATCTTCCAGAGCGACCTCGACGGCGGCGGCCATCTCCGCTTGCTGGGGGCGGATCTCGTGGTCGTCCCTCAGCGCCGCCAGCGGCCCCGATGCGGAGAGAAGGGAGGCCGCGTCAAGGCCGGCGAGTGGGGTGTTTCCCGGGCGGGAGGAAGCGCGGGAGGAGGGGGATGCGCGGGCGCCGCGGCGGAGACCCCCGGGACCGGCGTCCTCCGCCTCCCTCCTGCCCGTGCAGTCCATGGCCTCGGTGAGGTCGGGGAAGCGTGCGCGGCCGGGCCTGCCCGGAAAGAAGCCGCGCCATGGAGAGGAGGCCTCCTGCAGGGCACCAAGCACGGCGGAGCGGACGCGGTGGGGCGTCTCCCCCCAGACCTCCCTCAGTCGGCGGAGGATGCGGAAGAGGAGGCGCGCGTCCTCCAGGGCCCTCCAGGAGAGACTTTCGCCCAGGAGGGAGGCGGAGAGGGATTTGAGGGAATGGTCCCGGAGGTAGGGGACGGCGAGCCAGGCCGGCTCCAGGACGTCCAAGATCTCCCCCGCGGGAAGGTATCCCAGTCGCGCCAGCAGCGGCTCCTCCATCTCCACGGCGCCGTGGGCGATGACGGGGTTGTCCCCCAGGAAGGCGCGCAACCGCTCCAGGGCGTCCGGAAGAGGGACGCCATGGAGATAGTCCTCCGCCGACCTGCCGTTCCTTTCCAGGAGACCCGCGGGCACCGGCGAGCCGGGGTCCACCAGCGCCTGGAAGCTGTCGCGCTCACGCCAGGAACGCACGCGCAGCGCCGCGAGCTCAAGGGGCAGGGCGCTCTCGGCGTCGGGGCCGGTGGTCACGACCTCCAGCACGCAGAAATCGCTCTCCCAATCCAAAGCCGCACCTCTCGTTCACGTGCCCGCCGCCCCGCCCGCCGCCACCGAAGAGCCTGCGGCAGGCCGCTCCCCGCCTTCCCGCTCCGCAGACGACCCGGGCTCCCCGCGCCATGTGTCCCGGCAGGAGGGATTCTAGCACCCGGGGATGACAGGGAGGACGGGTGCGGGCCCGCGGGCGCGGGCCGGCTTGTGCTCCTATCGACGTTTCATGATAATTAATATCAGAGTAAGCAGGTCCGCCAAGAGGAGGGATGCGCTGAGTTGGACGAAAAAGCGGCCCCCGGTCTTATGAAGATGAAGCAGCTCTCCCAGGCGGCGGGCCTTCCCGTCAGCACCATCAAGTTCTACATGTCCAAGGGCCTGCTCCCCGCGCCCAGGAAGGTGAAGCCGAACGTGGTCTTCTACGACCAGGAGTTCCTGCGCCGTCTTCTGGTGATCAAGACCATGCGTGCGGAGGGGCTGTCCGTCAGGAGCATGAAGAGCATCCTCGACCGCTATCCCTTCCGGGGAGTGGAGGACTGGAAGGAGTTCCGGAAGCGGGTGCGCAGCAAGGAAACCCACGAGCTGGAGGACGAGGAACGGCTGGCGGCCATGAGCGGGGAGGAGCGGCGCACGCAGGAGATCCTCGACGCCGCCTTCAGGGTCTTCTCTGTCCGCGGTTACCATAACGCCACCGTGGACGACATCGCGAAGGAAGCGGGGATCAGCAAGGGCACCTGTTACCAGTATTTTCAAGGCAAGGAGGACATCTTCGTCGCCACCATGGAGCGCACCCTCGAGACCCTGCTGGCGGAGGCGGAGGCGGCGGCGGGGGAATCCCAGGACGCCCTCACCAGGATGGGCCTCGAGGGGCTGACCTTCATCTCCAAGTACCGCGACCTGCAGTTCATGTTCATGGGGGTGATATCGGAGGCCCTGGGGGGCAACGAGAGGCTGAGGGAGAAGGCGCGGGAGGCCTTCGCCCGGGTGGCGGATTTCCTGGGGCGCGATATCGAGAAAGGCATCGCCGAGGGGACGTTCCGCCCCGTGGACCCCGCAGCCGTGGCCTATGCCCTCATGGGCATCGCCGAGGTGGTGGCCAATCTCTACGTGGTGGACGAGGAGTTCGACGTCCTCTCCTTCTTCATCAACCTCATGGACTTCCTGCAGCATGGCCTGTACGCGCACTGACGCGTTTCCTGGATGCCGCCAGGACATGGTAATATTCCCCACGCTTCTATTAAGCACGGCCTCTGCGCGCGGCGCCGCGCCCCCGAGCGGCATGGAGACCTCGCGGAGTTGCTGAAGCGCACGATCGATCAGCGACAATAAGAATTCCGGCCGACGACGATCAGAATTCCCGTTCGCACCTTTGCACCGGCGGATACTGTACAAACCACATTATCCGATAGTATAATAAGACCCATCAGTCATAATAGCTAACCGTATGAAGGGGGTCGCCATGCCGGACTACGACGCCATCGTGATAGGAGCGGGCTTGGGAGGGCTGACCACGGCTTCCCTGCTCGCGAAGAACGGCTTCCGCACCCTGGTGCTGGAGCAGTCCGACATCATCGGGGGCTGCTGCTCCACCTACGAGAGCCAGGGTTACCGCTTCGACGTGGGGGCCTCCATCGTGGAGATCCTGCACCCCATGGAGAGGTTCTTCGAGCTCATGGGCAGGCGCAGGGAGGACTACATCGAGCTCCTGCCCTGCGACCCCATCTACTCCTTCATCACCGAGGACGGCAGGAGGTTCTCCTATCCCACCGACATCGACGAGACCACCCGGGTGATCGAGTCCATCGCCCCCGAGGACGTGGAGGGCTGGAAGAGATTTGCCAGCCTGGGCTTCGAGATGATCGACCGCATGATGGATGCCATGATGCTATCGCCCATGAAGACCGTGGGGGAGGCCATGCGCATGGTGATCAAGAACCCCGAAGCCCTGCGGTTCCTGCCCCTGCTCATGCGCACCCACCAGGCGGTGACCCGCAAGTATTACCGCAACCCG includes:
- a CDS encoding 4Fe-4S binding protein, producing MIVREFVADVDHALCRTCRKCEEICPAGAIALAREEKRMAVDARRCIDCQRCMDACPENAIAMLPRRWDNALSVEVAGLDRDRILEICRKVGLAPGEAICACTFVTAQELAGAVLKGAKTPEDVCAMTGVRRGCGIYCLVNIFKILEAGGVRPEERAGSHLYHHPLSPLDIPEDRLREIDAEFPQYRLLEDVRMIREARGICDERGA
- a CDS encoding nicotinate-nucleotide pyrophosphorylase is translated as MDVKPPVDVRYAIFRGIARKTFTACIISDEDGVLAGSGAAAEEAERLGIILESIAGEGTRVRAGEVLARLRGTPEQMARAEEVLIGLMAKPSGIATATREFVERAGKKPRIVCGAWKKMPPEIKDAVRGAVAAGGGSFRISPRPFVYLDKNYVEMLGGIRGCLEAVAEMNGCEKVVQLKGRHGDVAEEACEAASRGASIVFIDTGRKEDIARVSAALSGRGLRERVKIAFAGNIGIEDLKELKSMDVDILDIGRAIVDAPLLDMRMEVMTAESDARE
- a CDS encoding TetR/AcrR family transcriptional regulator, which codes for MAKRSKSEMTRSRIVDAAHDVFLEKGYHRTKVVDIIERAGCGHGTFYDYFKSKDDVLMAILEDFIRELARLGESSRVLMQRIAFDDYDAIRILLRGINEVFDRHGDLNNVYIEAALETPMFGEVFNDFHNVFTGILEDKIREMQQAGKCAGLDARIAAQILVTLVGFTAYSRQSGFIDGSADEVSENLGLLVFRALNY
- a CDS encoding AMP-binding protein, whose translation is MRLFPDKYKLALARDLTLANFHDRMAELRGEKTICRLHEPLRYRDFSLGELSFADAARFVDRAASALRDLGVKPGERVGVNTSNNVDLPLLVFAIARAGAIAVPMNYMLKAREMDYILGNCGAETLILDREVFEANVGDKGALHGIARWVAAGPADDCPEGFLSLDEAMSAASGGGASRLDPDQPVAIFYTSGTTGFPKGAVMTSRSLLTAQKIAAAVLPVGPGFKGVFCLPAAHVMGFGCYIIGCCVGLQAYFMRHFSPREVLEAMEREKADLFVGVPAMYAMMLAEGIDKYDLSSLKMLGSAADAMPEEYVEAFRDKGTLFRLGPLRARAFFAEVYGMVELAGVATLKIAIMGLRFPPGCVGWPVWPVRVRILDEEGRELPPGEVGEVAVSGPGVTRGYWGNPEATAELIRDGWLRTGDMGKKDRLGRLYFVDRAKDVIKCGGYSVFSVEVEKEVLGHPSLADAAVVGVPHPLKKQVPIAVVTLKPGERATEEEILAWCREHIAGYKCPRAVRIIAPEEMPYGMTLKVRKLELRRRFGDLFAGAAGSEEGEEREPKTVA
- a CDS encoding TetR family transcriptional regulator: MDEKAAPGLMKMKQLSQAAGLPVSTIKFYMSKGLLPAPRKVKPNVVFYDQEFLRRLLVIKTMRAEGLSVRSMKSILDRYPFRGVEDWKEFRKRVRSKETHELEDEERLAAMSGEERRTQEILDAAFRVFSVRGYHNATVDDIAKEAGISKGTCYQYFQGKEDIFVATMERTLETLLAEAEAAAGESQDALTRMGLEGLTFISKYRDLQFMFMGVISEALGGNERLREKAREAFARVADFLGRDIEKGIAEGTFRPVDPAAVAYALMGIAEVVANLYVVDEEFDVLSFFINLMDFLQHGLYAH